The genome window TGTACTTGGACGCCAGCAGGTTCTTGAAAGCAGTGCCGTCGAAACCGGCCGTGCCGCACACCAGCGTCAGCCGTGTCGGGTCCAGGCAGAACTCATCGTCCTTCAAGGCCTTAACAGCGGTCAGCCAGTTGGTTTCAGCGGCAAGGTAGTCTGAAAATCCCGAGGGACGGAATTCTGGCGGGATCATCTTGTCGGCGCCCAGCACGCTGAAATACTTGGAGATCAGCGGATGCTGGGCAATTTCGCGCCGGATCGCCAACGCGACTTCAATCGCGCGCATCACCAGTTCGTAGCCCTCCAGTTCCATTTGGCGGCGCGCGATATCCAAGGACGCGATGATCTGTGCGTTCGGTGATGTTGACGCATGGATGAACACGGCTTCGTGGAAAGCGGAGACGTGATGGTCATAGTCTTCGTCCCGCACGGCCACGATCGAACCCTGCCGCAGGCTAGACATGGATTTGTGTACGGAGTCCGTCTCGTAGACGCGTATGCGCATGGCCTTGGGATTGGGCACCAACTGACGCTCCAGCAGGCGCGGGTCCTTAGGGTCCCATTGCGCGCCCAGCTCCTGAACCTGGGCATCCCACGCTTGCTGCGCGGCGGGATCATCGCGCCACCGTTCCAGCGCTGCAGCCGCGCCCATGGCCGTGCGCGGCCGTAAAAAGGGTGACCAGCGTGCAAAGCCAAACCACGCCTCGTCCCATAAAAAGATCAGGTCAGGCTTGATGGCCAGGCACTCTGCCATCACCTGACGCGTGTTGTAGATGTGTCCATCAAACGTGCAGTTGGTCAGCGTGACCATGGCCACCTTGTCCAGCCTTCCCTCTGCTTGCAGGTCCAACAGCGCCTGCTTGATGGTGCGCAAGGGCACGGCCCCATACATCGAATACTCGGTCATCGGAAAGGCTTCTACATATAGCGGCTGCGCCCCGGATAGCACCATTCCATAGTGATGTGACTTGTGGCAGTTGCGGTCCACAATGACGATGTCGCCGGGTTTGGTGACAGCCTGATAGACCATTTTGTTGGACGTCGAGGTGCCGTTGGTGACGAAAAAGACATGATCCGCGCCCACGGCGCGCGCGAACTTTTCTTGCGCAACCTTGATGGTGCCTGTGGGTTCAAGCATGCTGTCCAGGCCCCCGGTGGTGGCGGACGTTTCGGCCAAGAACAGATTCAGGCCGTAGAACTCACCAAAATCACGTATCCAGTTAGATTTGATGATGGACTTGCCGCGCGCGATGGGCAGCGCATGAAAGGTGCTGATGGGCCGCATGGCATATTGCTTGAGATTGTCGAAATGGGGTGTCGCCTGACGGTCCCGCACCCCTTCAAGAATATTGAGGTGCACCTCCATGGGTTCCTCTGCCTCGTAGAACACCCGGCGGATGTCGGACGCAGCAGAATCACCCGCAAGCTGCTCAACCTTGCGATCCGTCAGCAGGTAGATATCCAGTTCCGGCCGTATGTTGGCAATGAAGCGCGCCAGCTTGATACCAATCTCGGACGGCGAGACACCCGTGTAGGTATCCATGTGCGCGTACGCCGCCAGAAAGTCCCTCAACAAATTCGCATCGTGCTTGGACGCAAACGGAATACCGTCATAGATGACGACCGCCTCGATCTTGCCGTTCAGTATCGTGGCCAACACCGCGTCCTCGAAGCTGCCCACCAGCACCGGCTCGTAGACCAAGCCATCGTCGGGCCTGCGCAATTGGCGGATCTCCTGGCAGACGGATGCAGCGCGCGTAGCTGACATCGGCGAAACGAACAAAGTTTCAAAATAAGGCCGCCGCACGCCAGCGCCCAGACCCGGCGGCAACCGGTCCGGGGCCTCAGCCGACGTATCGTCGGCGGCATCCCACTCACTTTCGTCATAGCGGTAGCTACCCGACAACAGGGCATTGCTCATGCGAAGCACGAGGCGCGCGGTGCCTAGTGCATCACCGTCCGCAAGACGGTCATCCACTGCGCGCAGCAGTTGCGCGCCAGGGTAGGCGAAATAGGGTTCCATGGCGCGCAGATCAGCCAAGGCGCCCTGTACGGGCGCAGATCCTTCCTGGCTTTTGCCCGCCCGAGCCTCGGCCGCCCATCGCTGCGCTTTCGCATTCAGGTCCCGCCACCGGTCCAGCCGCGCGGCTGAGTTCGAAAACAGGTGGTCCAGATGACTGCCGTTCATGTCACGACTCATGGTGTTCCCCTGTTGGTGCAGGCCATGTCTGCCATGCACGCAATGAATTGAATAGCGATGTCTGGGGCTTCAAGATCCTTCAAGCGAGCAGCATGATGACGACCATTCCCCAGATGGTGAGCAAGGTATTGCCCACCGCGTAGGTGACTGTGTACCCAAGGCCAGGAACCTGGCTCTTGGCTGCTTCGCACACCATGCCTAGCGCTGCCGTGGTGGTGCGCGCGCCGGCGCATATGCCGAGGATGAGCGCCGGATGAAAACGGAAGACGAACTTGGCGAGCAGCATGCCAATGATCAGCGGGACGGCGGTGGCGAAGATGCCCCACAGGAACAGACTGATGCCGAGTTTCTGCAAGCCCGCGACGAATCCGGGTCCGGCGGATATTCCCACCACGGCAATGAATACGTTCAACCCGACGGAGTTCATGAACCACAACGTGGGTTCAGGTATCCGGCCGAAGGTCGGGCGTATGCCGCGGAACCAGCCGAACACGATACCGGCGATCAGCGAGCCGCCTGCGGTCGACAGCGTCAACGGAATGCCACTGATGTTGATGACAATGGCGCCGATCAACGCACCGGCAGTGATGGCAAGTGAAACGAACGCAACGTCGGTGACGTTGGTGGGCCGGTCTACGTACCCCACTTCCTTGGCCGTCGCGTTGATGTCCTGGGTGCGTCCGACCACCGTGATTACATCGCCGCGATACAGCTTGGATTTTGGCAGCACAGGAATGAGCGTTTCGGTGGGTCCGCGCCGTATGCGTTTCAGGAACACGCCTCGCGCACCGGGCCAGCGCGAAAGCTCTTCAAGCGTTTTGCCGTCCACTTTCTTGTTGGAAACATAGATATCGACGCCTTCGGTCTGAATGTTGAGCAGCTCGGCATCTTCAACTTCGCGGCCGCTCGGACCCAGCCGGCCAATCAGCTGATCGCGCTTTCCGCCGATGGCGACGA of Achromobacter seleniivolatilans contains these proteins:
- the aspT gene encoding aspartate-alanine antiporter; amino-acid sequence: MTWFVATLKAYPEIAIFLALGIGYWVGGKSFKGFSLGAVTATLLVAIGIGILGVKISPNVKSVFFLMFLFAVGYGVGPQFVRGIAKDGLPQALFAVVMALLSLGAAVVAAMLAGYDVGSAAGLFAGSQTISASMGLATDAINRLGRTPEETQALLDAMPIAYAVTYIFGTVGSAIILAQIGPKLLGIDLVGACKEYEAMLGAGRGGEGATEWHEFEVRAYSVAPESPFIGKSIGEIEAGTHDGVRAFVERIRRGGAIIEVDRTTQIEPGDIVAIGGKRDQLIGRLGPSGREVEDAELLNIQTEGVDIYVSNKKVDGKTLEELSRWPGARGVFLKRIRRGPTETLIPVLPKSKLYRGDVITVVGRTQDINATAKEVGYVDRPTNVTDVAFVSLAITAGALIGAIVINISGIPLTLSTAGGSLIAGIVFGWFRGIRPTFGRIPEPTLWFMNSVGLNVFIAVVGISAGPGFVAGLQKLGISLFLWGIFATAVPLIIGMLLAKFVFRFHPALILGICAGARTTTAALGMVCEAAKSQVPGLGYTVTYAVGNTLLTIWGMVVIMLLA
- a CDS encoding decarboxylase gives rise to the protein MSRDMNGSHLDHLFSNSAARLDRWRDLNAKAQRWAAEARAGKSQEGSAPVQGALADLRAMEPYFAYPGAQLLRAVDDRLADGDALGTARLVLRMSNALLSGSYRYDESEWDAADDTSAEAPDRLPPGLGAGVRRPYFETLFVSPMSATRAASVCQEIRQLRRPDDGLVYEPVLVGSFEDAVLATILNGKIEAVVIYDGIPFASKHDANLLRDFLAAYAHMDTYTGVSPSEIGIKLARFIANIRPELDIYLLTDRKVEQLAGDSAASDIRRVFYEAEEPMEVHLNILEGVRDRQATPHFDNLKQYAMRPISTFHALPIARGKSIIKSNWIRDFGEFYGLNLFLAETSATTGGLDSMLEPTGTIKVAQEKFARAVGADHVFFVTNGTSTSNKMVYQAVTKPGDIVIVDRNCHKSHHYGMVLSGAQPLYVEAFPMTEYSMYGAVPLRTIKQALLDLQAEGRLDKVAMVTLTNCTFDGHIYNTRQVMAECLAIKPDLIFLWDEAWFGFARWSPFLRPRTAMGAAAALERWRDDPAAQQAWDAQVQELGAQWDPKDPRLLERQLVPNPKAMRIRVYETDSVHKSMSSLRQGSIVAVRDEDYDHHVSAFHEAVFIHASTSPNAQIIASLDIARRQMELEGYELVMRAIEVALAIRREIAQHPLISKYFSVLGADKMIPPEFRPSGFSDYLAAETNWLTAVKALKDDEFCLDPTRLTLVCGTAGFDGTAFKNLLASKYNIQLNKTSRNSVLLQSNINNTRSDVAALIKVLLDISEGIEARLRAEGEAGRAAFAAKVASLMEDVPNLPNFSRFHDGYRDNPASATTEGNMRTAFFAAYDEDECEYLPLMNPALDDRLKNGPELVSANFVIPYPPGFPIMVPGQVIDADTIEFMRKLDVKEIHGYNAARGIKLIQPSTISGKSKG